The region CACTGATTTCACTATTTCCTGGAATAAAACTCTTAATGGTTTTATTGTTTGGGACCCTCTTGAATTTTCTAAACATCTTCTTCCTAAATATTTCAAGCACTGTAATTTCTCCAGCTTCGTTCGTCAGCTCAACACCTATGTAAGTGTCTTGCACTCTCTTATAGTAGTTCTTAGTGTATAGATTTATAATTCTATTGTGGGTTTTGTATGTTATGTGGTGTAAATTCTTCTCATTTGATTTCAGGGGTTTAGAAAGATTGATCCAGACAGATGGGAATTCGCACACGAAGGGTTCCAGGGCGGTAAAAAGCATTTGCTCAAGAGCATTAAGAGAAGGAGTAGGCATAGCAGTAAGCAGCAAGGATCAAGAATTGGCGCTACTACTGCTGGTGGTGATTCTGCAAAACTTGATTTGGAAGCTGAACTTGAAAATTTGAAGAATGATGGAGATTTGTTGAGAGTTGAAATGCTCAAACTCAAACAACATCAGGAGGATTCGGATAATCGGCTCAGCAATGTTGAACAGCGCATTCGATTTGCAGAGTGCAAGCAATTGCAGATGTTTTATTTCCTTGCTAAAGCATCTAAGAACCGCAACTTTATTCGGAATCTTATGCATAAGAGAAATCAACAAAGGGAGCTAGAAGGGAGTAATAAGTTTatcaagaaaagaagaatgCTTTCAGGTCAAGCTCAAACCCGAGTCCCAGAAATCTCGGCCGATGCAAGCCGAAGTGTGGATTGCAGAAATCAGGCTCAGGAACAATTGGCAACAATGCAAACTGAACTTACTGCTCAGATACTGAAAGATGAAGAAGGGATCAATAATCTGTTCGAGGCTCCTTTGGCTGATGAGTTTTGCAGTGAAGAACACAAGGTGAATGTGATGTGTGGTACAGATGATCAACAGTCTGTTTATGATATAATGTCAGAGAATTTATTGGATGATAATGTGATTTCTGATCAAAATCTAAATGATGAAGATCACTTGGatattaatgactctaaatTTTACCTTGAATTGGAGGACTTGATTGGAAAGCCAAGAACTTGGAGAGGATATGGAACTCATGAGGTCGTTGAGCAAGCTGGTTGTGTTTGATCCAATGGTATATCATAGCCTTTTGACAGTAGAATACATAGTTCACGACTGTATATATCAAACATGTTATAGTAATCTTCTTTATTGCATCAAACATATACTAGTTGATCATATTCTATGTAGTTGATCATGGATGAGTGATAGAGAATGAAGAAAATTAAGACTTACCACCTCTGTCACAGAGTTACCATTACATCGAACCACACCTATTGAttaagaagatgaagaagatgaaatgaTATACCTATCGAACTCTTGTTTATCCTCATTAAATGCGTTACTTAGAAGATTTTGAAGTTCCATGTATCTTTGTTTCTTCGTGTATCGTTCTTCTTCAGTATCATTTTCTATATACCCCAGCTGCGATAGATCTTCATCTATGATCCTATTCAGTACCTCCGAGCACCGAGGGAAAAACCGTTTCCCTAGTTCCACTGTTCACATGAGGAATCCGTCAACATTAACCGTAACTATCAGATGTCTAAAGCACTGAAAATGAAAACactgaaatgaaaaatggtgaaaatattaaattactgAGTTTCATAAGCTTTCCTGAAAACGGGATCACTGCAACATGGGGCTCGATAAATCTCCGTACAATATAAGTTTTCACTACTAGAGCAGTTTTACACATTATCTCAAGCTTTGAAATATATTTGAGGTGAGTTTTAATGAAATTCTTGGTGTTCAAGGTAATGCAGAAAAAATCTAATTCTGCAGTtctataaaaaagtaaatgcaTACCGGTTTTCGAGAGTGCTCTCATCCTCTTCAAATGCTCCTCTTGAATAAAAAAAGGTGCCTCATTCAAGTCCACAGTAATCCTCTGCACGCCGGCAGAGATCTTAGACCTGACATTTGTTAGTGTGAATTCATATGTGCCATCCACATGAGCAATATCCATTGCAACTTTTGCTTCCATGGGAAATATAAGTTTTGCCAGTCCAACTGATATGAAATATCCATATATCAGAATCATCAAGACTTAAACATAGATAATTGAAACATTTGTTCACGAGAGAACACGACAAAGAACATTTTGTTTCTGTATACAGTTACGCGAAaagctctctctctctctattcAAAATAAACAAGTAGGAGTACGGGGAGAAGATTAATATTCTTCTGCTTGAACCAGTGAAACTGAAAGCAAAGGACTGTGACTAGAGATATGCTTCTTATAGCAGCAATGCAACGTGGCATGGGATTTAAAAGAACAAACACTTACGGCAGGTCTGTGAGAGTATTTTGAACCAGCTTAACTGAACTAAGACTTGGTGTAAAATCCATAGAATAGCAAAAACATTAATTCCAGATGCATCATGTAATTTTGTCTTAAGAATTCAAGTTAAGTTCTCCATAATCTGTTCCATCTCTGTTAATAGGTGGTTCAGTACTATTAGATGAATAGAAGGCAGGTTTCAAAATACGagaataatttcatttttaccTAAACATGAGCAAATAATAAGAAGATTGCAGATAATTTCTTCTAGTCATGAAGCAGGATGTATAATTTTCATGCTGACCATATAAAACAGAAGATTCCAACTATATTGCAATATTAGTTCAGAAACCAAAATCTAAGGCAAGGGCTTCCAGGTCAACTAGATGCAGTCATTATACTTAGCTTATTCCTTTTCTCTGAAAactaaaaactaactaaacgaTACGAACTAGTTGTTTGATCTAGCGGCAGTGTTTATTTAAGCTACTATCCTGCTATTGGCCGAATTCATACAGCCAGCTATATGCTATGAATGGTCAACGACAGCATAATGCTTCAGAAACTGAGGAATACATATAAATGCAACAAACCAAAAGTCACCTCTATTTTCAAGGTATAGTAATTTCATCCTCAGGTCATCACCAGCCATTGCAAGAGAAAGAGAAGCCTCTCCGAGCAACGGATCTCTTCTTTCTGCTTGCTCCAGTATCTCGATGCATAATCTTTCTTTAGGAGAAGCTTTTCCTTCCTCAATAGACTTATAGTAGTCAACAGCTCTAGTAAGCTGCTTTAAAATTTGAAGTGCTTTTCTACCATCTGAAGTGAGATCCGATGGCCGAGCTCCCTTTGTCAAGAGAGAGACTATAATCTTAGGCTCTTTCCTCATTGCAGCCACATGAAGCACAGAGTAGCCCCTTGAGTTTCTACTGTTAACATTAGCAATTCCAAGATCAAGAAGCTCTGCTGTAGTCTTTGCGTCACAGTATGCAACAGCATAATGGAGTGCGTGTGCATCATCCAGATTAGTATGCGCTCCTTTCAGCAGCATTCTAACTAATTCAACATCATCCGCGTCCAAGGCTCGAAGAATTCTCTTTACGTGTTTATCAGGATAACTAGTACTTTCAGGTGTATTTAAGCCGAGTTCTAGGCGAGAATCAGTTATTTGCTTTACAATATGTTGGGACAAGGCCTTATCAAGAGTTACAACATCGGCATCGGATTTCACAATTATCTCAATACTTCTAGTCAACAATCTTTCGCAAGCTTTACCACAGATATCTGCAATCGATAGAACTGTCAATACGTCATCAACTGCAACCTTGTCAAGAATGTCTATAAGGCGCCTCTGCAATTGAGCAAGAAAAGGATAACAAAGAACAACAAAGAACAATTCAGACAAGAAATTAACCAAATATAGGAAAGTGCTATCTCAGCTCATGATTAGCTATGTTGCACATAAACTTTGCAAATTCTACGTTTCGGCATTACATTTCATTTTCAGAAAGGCTTCTAATTCTCCAAAACTCTATACTTATaacatattcttgtaaaaaaatatCCTTTCACTGTTTCTCATTTCAGCATTTTTCCATTTCTGTGTTTTTGATTCCGTGCTACATAGATGATCTGAAACTGAGAAGACTTcgattttttattgttattattattttcttgttGATCTCCAACAGAATATTACTGCTCTATATGGGTATGTAGTTAGGCATTGTTTTATCACCATGAACCCAGACAAAATCCAGGATCTTTGATTCATCCCCAGGAAAATCAATTAGCAAAAACCGGTAAGTTGGGTAGAGGGAAAGAAAAATGGCAACTCTAGTATAATAAAGGCAGATAAAAAAGGTTAGCTATCAATAAACTAACATGAAGGGTGATGGATGAATTAGTTTACTCTGAACAGCAGACAAGACTAGGCTAGCTATTCAATTTACTTGAATCAATCAAATGTTTAATTTCGATCCTAGAAGCATGTTTGTGCTAGAGATGCTTTTGACTAAACGAAAAGGAACACTGCCTAGTCTAAATTGGCTGCATACTTTAATGCAATCCAAAACATTTACTTTGCCACCCATTTAaagattaaatataaaaatcaaaaggtagactataacaaatttaaaacttgGGTGTGAAGTACACAAAATATGACTTAACTTTTACCTGATAAAGAGTCACTAACTCAGGCACCTGAAATACACAAGATGCATAAAGCACCTCCATCATGAAATGAACAGCGGGTCTACAGGCAACGTGGGAGCAATCTTCATCGACACAAACACCTTTGGATCGAATCACATCTATTGATTCAGAAGAAATagaagaagaacaagaagaagaagaattgttGGACCTTTCAGACTCTTGATTATCCTCATTACTTAGAAGGTCTTGAAGTTCCATATATCTTTGTTTCTTCTTGTGTCGTTCTTCTTCAGTACCATTTTCTATATACGCCAGCTCTGGTAATCCATCCCCGTCCATTATCCTATTCAGTACCTCTGAGCACGGAGCGAAAAACCGTTTCCCTAGTTTCTCTGTTCACAACATTAATCATATATATCAAATGTCTAAAGCACTAGAGCATACAATGCATAAGCAAAGTGATCTAAATTTTGCATAGAAACCCCAGGATAAAAGTTTTcacctatgttgcacggaacggaaacaaacaaaaaaaactcgAAATGGAAAACAGTGAAGCAATATtttgtataaaatttaaagaccATGTTCGGTTCGTGGAATATGTGCAAACTACAACACTTTGGCTGTGTTTGTTTCATGATATTActtggaataaaaaaaatagtcattGTATACGGAATAGTTATTTCACTCCGTATCTATTCCATGAAACAATCACAGCCAAAGTGTTATTGTTTCAGAATTACATTTCAATGTAGGACCCGAACAAATTTTCATGCAATATAAGTTTTCACTACTTGAGAAACGTTTTTACCGTAATCGGACCGGTAATTGAAGCTTTGAAGTTTATGCAAAAAAATCACCTCTATTCTTCAGGTATAATAATTTCATGTTCAGGTAATGACCAACCATTTCACGAGAAAGAGAAGCCTCTCCATACAATGGATCTCCTCTGTCTGCTTGCTCAGCGTTTCCTAAGGAGAGATGGATTTGGTGGTGCAGGAGATTAGGATCATACGTGGCTGATAAAGCATCTTCAAGCTGATCGGATTCTCTTTTTCTTGAGGGTAGCTGATCAGATTCTTGATCATCGCTTTGTTGTTGGGTATCGTCAGTTAAATTGACGGATGTTTGAGAGTTTGAGGAGGCTTCTGTAGAGTAGGAAGAGGATTCATCTCGATGTGAAACTAGTTCAAACACCCACTTCATTTTCACTTCGGCAGCTGGATATGAGTTACTGTCTGACTGAAGGCACTGATTAGCCCTTGGAGAGTTAATTTATTTGTCTGT is a window of Mercurialis annua linkage group LG2, ddMerAnnu1.2, whole genome shotgun sequence DNA encoding:
- the LOC130015056 gene encoding heat stress transcription factor A-2-like; protein product: MVAPHGISHGGSSVRDYSSSLTTTQFLQKPFQESRNQVQEKDEDDDDSNKFTESVITVKEVLDDDDDDSNSRIVTVKEEEDDYEEYITGDFDDERFSFDSNVINGGSSSSSSPSDVENLPKPIEGLHENSPPPFLKKTYEMVEDPRTDFTISWNKTLNGFIVWDPLEFSKHLLPKYFKHCNFSSFVRQLNTYGFRKIDPDRWEFAHEGFQGGKKHLLKSIKRRSRHSSKQQGSRIGATTAGGDSAKLDLEAELENLKNDGDLLRVEMLKLKQHQEDSDNRLSNVEQRIRFAECKQLQMFYFLAKASKNRNFIRNLMHKRNQQRELEGSNKFIKKRRMLSGQAQTRVPEISADASRSVDCRNQAQEQLATMQTELTAQILKDEEGINNLFEAPLADEFCSEEHKVNVMCGTDDQQSVYDIMSENLLDDNVISDQNLNDEDHLDINDSKFYLELEDLIGKPRTWRGYGTHEVVEQAGCV
- the LOC126667636 gene encoding BTB/POZ domain and ankyrin repeat-containing protein NPR1-like, with product MKWVFELVSHRDESSSYSTEASSNSQTSVNLTDDTQQQSDDQESDQLPSRKRESDQLEDALSATYDPNLLHHQIHLSLGNAEQADRGDPLYGEASLSREMVGHYLNMKLLYLKNREKLGKRFFAPCSEVLNRIMDGDGLPELAYIENGTEEERHKKKQRYMELQDLLSNEDNQESERSNNSSSSCSSSISSESIDVIRSKGVCVDEDCSHVACRPAVHFMMEVLYASCVFQVPELVTLYQRRLIDILDKVAVDDVLTVLSIADICGKACERLLTRSIEIIVKSDADVVTLDKALSQHIVKQITDSRLELGLNTPESTSYPDKHVKRILRALDADDVELVRMLLKGAHTNLDDAHALHYAVAYCDAKTTAELLDLGIANVNSRNSRGYSVLHVAAMRKEPKIIVSLLTKGARPSDLTSDGRKALQILKQLTRAVDYYKSIEEGKASPKERLCIEILEQAERRDPLLGEASLSLAMAGDDLRMKLLYLENRVGLAKLIFPMEAKVAMDIAHVDGTYEFTLTNVRSKISAGVQRITVDLNEAPFFIQEEHLKRMRALSKTVELGKRFFPRCSEVLNRIIDEDLSQLGYIENDTEEERYTKKQRYMELQNLLSNAFNEDKQEFDSRELCILLSKGYDIPLDQTQPACSTTS